Proteins encoded together in one Bacteroides ovatus window:
- the hepC gene encoding heparin-sulfate lyase HepC has product MKNIFFICMFGLLAFAGCSDNEEEILTGGNIDIDMLPPNQPNDVIDEKLFAVINLDYPGLEKAKEFYNSGKYYYAVNELLEYYRNRTSVINPNIQLMNTPITASELNIADQALENRFYVRGFAERVEDGKEIYYSFTKDNKIDWSFIPSKVTDQEFKYQIHRHQWMLPQAKAYRTSRDEKYAESWINVYSDWLKTFPYEEGTTFPEEGGKENDVDYQWKGLQVAERVISQIDIMTYFIQSKNFTPEWLSVFLTAFAKEVECIRLNYYKEGNILVTQAQAVAMAGILMPEFKNANEWLSEGSQKLGEQIDKQFLADGVHYEFDISYHVGAISDFYETYRVAQLNNKAGGFPAGYLEKLKLPAHFVMDITYPNYSVENFNDTRSSRLGKSVLIKNFKKYAEMFPDDQEIQWMASERQSGSTPTYLQKAYTNGGYYILRNKWDDQSMMMILKNNNNPNNKYHCQPDNGTFSLYKKGRNFFPDAGSYAYSGSDRETYRGTARHNTLTIMSKTIPDDSMKGKLLQLTTKTDEATSYDVLVTENPTYTVSGEKHLNLTHRRSVFFVNQKFFVIVDEGYDTTADHNSNINVNFHLCPIENASSDVVIDEGQKDSHIYGAHTAFSDNNNIMLRTFVETANDYSASVKTTNTSNDIGQKTERKGYQVTIRKPKIVNGAARFISIIYPINDGAEAANINMTATFTDIADDEAAGTFHANGTSVKVIIDNKEYNLSYTLN; this is encoded by the coding sequence ATGAAGAACATCTTCTTTATTTGTATGTTCGGTCTGCTAGCATTTGCCGGATGCTCAGACAACGAGGAGGAAATATTGACCGGAGGCAATATAGACATAGATATGCTTCCTCCTAATCAACCTAATGATGTGATCGATGAAAAACTATTTGCAGTTATCAATCTTGATTATCCAGGACTGGAAAAAGCTAAAGAATTTTATAATTCAGGGAAATACTACTATGCAGTAAATGAATTATTAGAATATTACAGAAATCGGACAAGTGTCATCAACCCTAATATTCAACTGATGAACACACCAATTACGGCATCTGAACTAAATATAGCTGACCAAGCATTAGAAAACAGATTTTATGTTAGAGGATTTGCAGAGCGAGTTGAGGATGGAAAAGAGATCTATTATTCTTTTACCAAAGATAATAAAATAGACTGGTCGTTCATTCCCAGTAAAGTCACTGACCAAGAATTTAAATATCAGATTCATCGCCATCAATGGATGCTTCCACAAGCAAAAGCCTATCGCACAAGTCGTGATGAAAAATATGCAGAATCATGGATCAATGTTTACTCGGATTGGCTTAAGACTTTTCCTTATGAAGAAGGAACAACATTCCCCGAAGAAGGAGGAAAAGAGAATGATGTTGATTATCAATGGAAAGGTTTACAGGTAGCTGAAAGAGTTATCTCACAGATAGATATCATGACTTATTTCATTCAATCTAAAAATTTCACGCCAGAATGGCTCTCTGTCTTCTTGACAGCATTTGCCAAAGAAGTAGAATGTATTCGTTTGAATTATTATAAAGAAGGTAACATTCTGGTTACCCAAGCACAAGCTGTAGCAATGGCAGGCATACTTATGCCTGAGTTCAAGAATGCCAATGAATGGCTATCAGAAGGTTCTCAGAAACTAGGAGAACAAATAGATAAACAGTTCCTTGCAGATGGAGTACATTACGAATTTGACATTAGCTACCACGTTGGTGCCATCTCTGATTTTTATGAAACTTACAGAGTAGCTCAATTAAATAATAAAGCTGGCGGATTTCCGGCAGGATACCTTGAGAAGTTAAAATTACCTGCTCATTTTGTCATGGATATCACTTATCCTAATTACAGTGTAGAAAACTTTAATGATACCCGTTCCAGTCGTTTAGGAAAAAGTGTACTCATTAAAAATTTCAAAAAGTATGCAGAAATGTTCCCGGATGATCAAGAAATACAATGGATGGCTTCAGAAAGGCAAAGTGGATCCACACCTACTTATTTACAAAAAGCTTATACAAATGGAGGATATTATATTCTGCGTAATAAATGGGATGACCAATCTATGATGATGATCCTAAAAAACAACAATAATCCTAATAATAAATATCACTGTCAACCAGATAACGGTACATTTAGTTTATATAAAAAAGGACGTAATTTCTTCCCTGACGCAGGGTCATACGCATACAGTGGGAGCGATAGAGAGACCTATCGCGGAACAGCCAGACATAACACGTTAACCATAATGAGTAAAACAATACCTGATGATAGTATGAAAGGGAAATTGCTTCAATTAACAACAAAGACGGATGAAGCAACATCCTACGATGTCTTAGTTACTGAAAATCCGACATATACTGTTTCAGGTGAAAAACATCTGAATTTGACCCATCGCCGTTCTGTATTTTTTGTTAATCAAAAGTTCTTTGTGATAGTAGATGAAGGATATGATACCACAGCAGACCATAACAGTAACATCAATGTGAATTTTCATTTATGTCCTATTGAAAACGCATCGAGCGATGTCGTAATAGACGAAGGACAAAAAGACAGCCATATTTACGGTGCACATACGGCTTTTAGCGACAATAACAATATCATGCTTAGAACCTTTGTTGAAACAGCCAACGATTATAGCGCATCCGTAAAAACGACTAATACTTCTAATGATATAGGACAAAAAACCGAACGTAAAGGTTATCAAGTTACCATACGTAAACCTAAAATAGTAAATGGTGCTGCAAGATTCATTAGCATAATTTATCCAATTAATGATGGCGCGGAAGCAGCAAACATCAACATGACAGCCACATTTACAGATATAGCAGATGATGAAGCCGCTGGAACATTCCATGCAAATGGAACATCAGTAAAAGTAATTATTGATAATAAAGAATATAATTTATCATACACACTTAATTAA
- a CDS encoding SusC/RagA family TonB-linked outer membrane protein — MYNTITKSIKLRGYITLLALIFTISLQAQNITVKGVVVDETDTPLIGATVMVKGASTGAITDFDGNFTLTTSKGSIISFSYIGYKTQEIKYTGQSPMNVKMVPDNKTLDEVIVVGYGSMKRGDLTGSVASVASKDIEGYKSSSVMGALGGQIAGVQITQTDGTPGAGFNINIRGVGTLTGDASPLYIVDGFQVDNIDYLSNSDIESIEVLKDASSAAIYGARAANGVVMVSTKSGKVGRPVINYNGSASYRKISKMLDVLSPYEFVKLQGEIKTEYANSYYKSGNDDNGIPYLYQSAEDYIGMKGVDWQEETFNPTWSQDHNLSISGGSDNTKYTASFSRYIENGIFKNSGFDKTTGKIRFNQKITKNITFDTTVNYAQTNRKGVGTSADSGRFNMLAQILSARPTGGLKLTDEDLLNSAIDPEMLETGESLAQVNPVMQTESVTNNKRGEMWSANASITWQIIKGLTFKTAGTYNTTDSRTDIFYKTGSKEAYRNGEKPYGRTQMGRDVRWTNYNNLTWKQKIKKHTYDVMLGHEVSFKSSEYLLGEAMDFPFDNLGNDNLGIGATPSKVSSSYNDKMLLSFFARGNYNYDNRYLLTATIRADGSTVFSQKNKWGYFPSFSAAWRVSEEAFMKDIKWLSNFKVRFGWGTVGNDRISNYLSLDLYEASKYGVGNNTVTVLTPKQLKNANLKWEGSNTVNLGVDLGFFDSRLNITADFFIKNTKDLLLAQSLAHITGFNSQMQNIGKIQNKGFELNVNSINIQTRDFTWNTNFNISFIKNTLKSLASGVDAMYARSGFDSNFTAYDYIAKVGESLGLIYGYEFDGIYQSSDFYTKPGDPTLYLKDGVVNDPRYSTKEPLRPGVVKYKDQDGDGKITTKDRTVIGSAIPKWYGGITNTLNYKGIDFSFMLQFNYGNDVYNATRLYSTQSRSGRRNMLAEVADRWSPTNASNKVPLYNGYITNDVYSRFVEDGSFLRLKNITLGYTLPKKWTSKFYVSRLRVYATGQNLFCVTGYSGYDPEVSTAGSNPMTPGLDWGAYPKSKVFTFGLDIQF; from the coding sequence ATGTATAATACAATCACTAAATCAATAAAACTAAGAGGGTATATCACCCTCTTAGCACTGATTTTCACAATCAGCTTACAAGCCCAGAACATAACTGTAAAAGGTGTTGTTGTAGATGAAACAGACACTCCGCTTATCGGAGCAACAGTTATGGTAAAAGGTGCATCTACTGGAGCTATTACTGACTTCGACGGAAACTTTACGTTAACAACCTCAAAAGGTTCAATAATATCTTTCTCATATATTGGATATAAAACCCAAGAGATTAAATATACCGGACAATCTCCTATGAATGTTAAAATGGTACCAGATAATAAAACTTTAGACGAAGTTATTGTTGTCGGATATGGTTCCATGAAGCGAGGTGATTTGACAGGTTCTGTTGCATCCGTCGCTTCCAAAGACATTGAAGGCTATAAAAGCAGTTCTGTTATGGGGGCTTTAGGAGGACAAATTGCCGGAGTACAAATTACCCAAACTGACGGTACACCAGGAGCTGGATTTAATATCAACATCCGTGGTGTAGGTACTTTAACAGGAGATGCTTCTCCACTTTATATCGTAGATGGTTTTCAAGTAGATAATATCGATTATTTATCGAACTCCGATATTGAATCTATAGAAGTTTTAAAAGATGCCTCCTCTGCCGCTATCTACGGTGCGCGCGCAGCCAATGGGGTGGTTATGGTTTCCACCAAGTCAGGTAAAGTAGGACGCCCTGTAATTAACTACAACGGCTCTGCAAGTTATCGTAAGATTTCAAAAATGTTAGATGTACTTTCTCCTTATGAATTCGTTAAATTGCAAGGAGAAATAAAAACCGAATATGCAAATTCCTACTATAAATCAGGAAATGATGATAATGGAATTCCTTATCTTTATCAATCAGCGGAAGATTATATCGGAATGAAAGGAGTAGACTGGCAAGAAGAGACTTTCAATCCGACATGGTCACAAGACCATAATCTATCCATCTCAGGCGGTAGTGATAATACCAAATATACAGCTTCATTTTCCCGTTATATTGAAAATGGTATTTTTAAGAATAGTGGATTTGATAAAACGACAGGTAAAATTCGCTTTAATCAAAAGATAACAAAAAACATCACTTTTGATACAACAGTTAATTACGCACAAACGAACCGTAAAGGCGTGGGAACTTCCGCAGACTCCGGACGTTTTAATATGTTAGCACAAATTCTAAGTGCACGTCCAACAGGTGGTCTGAAGCTGACAGATGAAGATTTATTAAATTCTGCTATTGACCCTGAAATGCTAGAGACTGGAGAAAGCCTTGCTCAAGTCAATCCTGTCATGCAAACCGAATCCGTTACTAATAATAAACGTGGAGAAATGTGGTCAGCCAATGCATCTATAACCTGGCAAATTATTAAAGGATTAACATTTAAGACAGCTGGTACCTATAATACAACTGACAGCAGAACTGACATTTTTTACAAAACAGGTTCTAAAGAAGCATATCGTAATGGAGAAAAGCCGTATGGCCGAACTCAAATGGGACGCGACGTACGTTGGACTAATTATAATAACCTCACATGGAAACAAAAGATTAAAAAACATACTTATGATGTGATGTTAGGCCATGAAGTTTCATTCAAAAGCAGCGAATATCTATTAGGAGAAGCGATGGATTTCCCATTTGATAATCTGGGCAATGACAATTTAGGCATCGGAGCTACTCCTAGTAAAGTGAGCTCCAGCTATAATGACAAGATGCTACTATCCTTCTTCGCCCGTGGTAACTATAATTATGACAATCGCTATTTATTAACAGCGACAATACGTGCAGATGGTTCTACTGTATTCTCCCAAAAGAATAAATGGGGATACTTTCCCTCTTTCTCAGCTGCTTGGCGTGTTTCTGAAGAAGCATTCATGAAAGATATAAAATGGTTGTCAAACTTTAAAGTTCGCTTCGGTTGGGGTACTGTCGGTAATGACCGTATTTCAAACTATTTATCATTAGATTTATATGAAGCTAGTAAATATGGAGTAGGTAATAATACAGTAACGGTATTGACACCGAAACAACTCAAAAACGCTAACCTGAAATGGGAAGGTTCCAATACCGTGAACTTAGGTGTAGATCTTGGTTTCTTTGATAGTCGCCTAAATATTACAGCAGACTTCTTTATCAAAAATACAAAAGATCTCTTGCTAGCTCAATCACTTGCACACATTACAGGTTTTAACTCACAAATGCAGAACATTGGTAAGATCCAAAATAAAGGATTTGAATTAAATGTGAACAGTATTAACATACAAACAAGAGATTTTACTTGGAATACGAACTTTAATATATCATTTATCAAAAATACATTAAAGTCACTTGCTTCCGGTGTAGATGCGATGTATGCACGTTCCGGATTCGACAGCAACTTCACCGCATATGATTACATAGCCAAAGTTGGTGAATCTTTAGGATTGATCTACGGATATGAGTTTGATGGGATCTACCAAAGTTCTGATTTTTACACAAAGCCAGGCGATCCTACATTGTATTTAAAAGACGGAGTCGTTAATGACCCGCGCTATAGTACAAAAGAGCCTTTAAGACCGGGTGTAGTAAAATATAAAGATCAAGACGGAGATGGTAAAATTACAACCAAAGACCGTACTGTCATCGGTTCTGCAATCCCCAAATGGTATGGAGGTATCACCAATACACTAAATTATAAAGGGATTGACTTCAGTTTCATGCTACAATTCAATTACGGCAATGACGTTTATAATGCAACCCGTCTATATTCAACTCAATCAAGAAGCGGACGTAGAAATATGCTGGCTGAAGTAGCGGATCGCTGGAGTCCGACCAATGCATCCAATAAAGTACCTTTATATAATGGATACATTACCAATGATGTCTATTCACGTTTTGTAGAAGACGGTTCATTCCTTCGTTTGAAAAATATAACATTAGGTTATACTTTACCTAAAAAATGGACAAGTAAATTCTATGTATCCAGACTTCGTGTTTATGCTACAGGACAAAACTTATTCTGTGTTACAGGATATAGTGGTTATGATCCGGAAGTAAGTACAGCAGGGAGCAATCCGATGACTCCTGGACTAGATTGGGGTGCATATCCAAAGAGTAAAGTATTTACTTTTGGGCTTGATATTCAATTTTAA
- a CDS encoding RagB/SusD family nutrient uptake outer membrane protein has protein sequence MKKILYYIAISVICALPFNSCTLDEETSTDVEKKNFMRDAKEAEIVLQGVYRSTIEDGQYGYHLSILFNLGTDMEQAEGNSTENYRIIPANAFPTTQSEVQTTWSSLYAGVYNANDFLERISSKINTYSDTDRQLATLYIAEARALRAMFYFELVRRYGNIALMTNTEMSKQDPRTFVQVKPEKVYEFIEDDLLYASRILPYAQDDQYRIDNSYRFSRGAALGLLSKVYATWAGYPVYDESKWEEAAKTARTLIESGKHALLSDYEQLWKNTCNGVWDPTESLIEISFYSPTVSGNSDPVGRIGKWNGVKTTSIAGQRGSCAGNVKVVHTFVTEWREHPQDLRCDLSVANYKYDDDKVLWTKGKNDTDYSAKEKDKDPSKGQKEKQNYTPAKWDIEKYVTTSKLINNDKSNVNWYFLRYADVLLLYAEALNEWKHGPTDEAYEAINMVRRRGFGNPSKTSICDLKDLNEEDFRKAVYQERAYELAFEGHRRMDLIRWGIYYETIQKTYNDLLNWWTAETEFNYVVYRHTVKGKHELFPIPQRDMDLMIKFNQNPNWE, from the coding sequence ATGAAAAAGATTCTATACTATATAGCAATATCAGTAATATGTGCATTACCTTTTAATTCTTGCACATTAGACGAAGAAACCAGCACCGATGTAGAAAAGAAAAACTTTATGCGAGATGCTAAAGAGGCAGAGATTGTATTACAAGGTGTTTATCGTTCAACCATAGAAGATGGACAATATGGCTATCATTTATCTATATTGTTTAATTTAGGAACAGATATGGAGCAGGCAGAAGGAAATAGTACGGAGAACTATCGTATCATACCAGCCAATGCATTTCCTACCACTCAATCGGAAGTACAAACTACTTGGTCATCTTTGTATGCCGGTGTCTATAATGCGAATGATTTTCTAGAAAGAATCTCAAGCAAAATAAATACATACTCAGATACCGACCGTCAATTGGCCACTTTATATATAGCTGAAGCAAGAGCTTTAAGAGCTATGTTTTACTTTGAATTAGTGCGCAGATATGGTAATATTGCTCTTATGACCAATACAGAAATGTCGAAACAAGATCCAAGAACATTTGTTCAAGTAAAACCGGAAAAAGTGTATGAATTCATCGAAGATGACCTGCTTTACGCTAGTAGAATACTGCCCTATGCACAAGATGACCAATACCGCATCGATAACAGCTATCGTTTTTCCAGGGGGGCTGCTCTAGGCTTATTATCAAAAGTTTACGCCACATGGGCAGGATATCCTGTATATGATGAGTCAAAATGGGAAGAAGCCGCTAAAACCGCGCGTACTTTAATAGAATCCGGCAAACATGCTCTTCTATCTGATTACGAACAATTATGGAAAAACACTTGTAACGGGGTTTGGGACCCAACAGAAAGCTTGATCGAAATATCATTTTACTCCCCTACCGTTTCAGGAAACAGTGACCCTGTAGGCCGTATTGGAAAATGGAATGGAGTTAAAACCACATCAATCGCAGGACAGCGTGGAAGTTGCGCAGGAAATGTGAAAGTGGTGCATACTTTCGTAACAGAATGGCGTGAACATCCTCAAGACTTACGCTGCGATCTTTCCGTTGCCAATTATAAATACGATGATGATAAAGTACTTTGGACAAAAGGAAAAAATGATACCGATTATTCTGCTAAAGAAAAAGACAAAGACCCCAGTAAAGGACAAAAAGAAAAACAAAATTATACACCTGCTAAATGGGACATTGAAAAATATGTAACCACCAGTAAATTAATCAATAACGATAAATCAAATGTTAATTGGTATTTCCTACGTTATGCAGATGTACTTTTACTTTACGCAGAGGCTTTGAATGAATGGAAACATGGACCTACTGATGAAGCTTATGAAGCGATCAATATGGTGCGCCGTCGTGGATTTGGTAATCCTAGTAAGACGAGTATTTGTGATTTAAAAGATTTAAATGAAGAAGATTTTCGTAAAGCAGTCTATCAAGAAAGAGCTTATGAGCTGGCTTTTGAAGGACACCGCCGCATGGATTTAATCCGCTGGGGAATATATTATGAAACTATTCAAAAAACATACAATGATTTGCTTAACTGGTGGACTGCGGAAACTGAATTTAATTATGTTGTTTACAGACATACTGTAAAAGGTAAGCATGAACTATTTCCCATTCCACAAAGAGACATGGACTTGATGATTAAATTTAATCAAAATCCGAATTGGGAATAG
- a CDS encoding surface glycan-binding family protein translates to MKHALLKTKSRLIMSLMIVIMSVVYTSCDDTETTDSTKFTIFYSGMTDIGPSMSGRISSPTYKGNTPSDFAITKVTLKGEAYSGDCFTIDPNDGFISINSTKDMQVGLYKLSISCISGGNYYEFKDIVEINFLKAVPDGITVEPNKLQVKYNDIIDETSEVELPTAQVKTDGDHVTITKYEIAKSDYSKYFDITKSGKISIIKGSTALLPGIYNISLKLTTGASSEDEGIFENALEINVTSAPFGLEYTPNEDMLEAENDKSGKTSFQSNAPALKGSLEGIEYSIKNITPTTDKIKIDPTTGVLSVDKDHGLQSGNNYVISIHVKNNFGEEDFNNAFTLQVVEYIEPISGFEYETSIDKYQYSKFTISPKEGLKGDNIQFSLINEPDALKGQIEFDAQTGTISVEKGNTIPQGNYPLTVRATNSKNAENPADATFTLNIIENPNYFTDIRYGNNIDVPEENNANQFRITEDNEANADATLKSFTFPSPQTGLKGNVSVAWSIKNGNNCDNLTIDSNTGKISFNQEATWPADKNGVKANTIGFCYVTATAGTDKDSQISQTTLVFIHYDLKANNGVHIHYNPFVFQADPKNGGNSTVPLVTVNGITTTSNFALDYRRSFNYYPTEGTLVKGAPGAAGSFLNELWTTYYKAMDIKLSTGSRNPMSYYGSVYDMSHSKKLPNQSDRLSVALAYVVPNDLTIHISPNIWKNSNGEYANGIMVGEMTFLTNVTVDTTETGESLKNGKKIAPIIIWFDKKFIK, encoded by the coding sequence ATGAAACATGCATTATTAAAAACCAAATCAAGGCTTATAATGAGTCTGATGATAGTTATAATGAGTGTAGTTTATACATCTTGTGATGATACAGAAACTACCGATTCTACTAAATTCACAATATTCTACTCAGGTATGACTGATATAGGTCCTTCGATGAGTGGAAGAATTAGTAGCCCAACTTATAAAGGAAATACACCTTCTGATTTTGCTATAACCAAAGTAACTTTAAAAGGTGAAGCCTATTCCGGAGATTGTTTTACTATCGACCCAAATGATGGATTCATATCTATAAATAGCACCAAAGATATGCAAGTTGGCCTATATAAATTATCCATATCATGCATATCCGGAGGGAATTATTATGAATTTAAAGATATTGTAGAAATAAACTTCTTGAAGGCCGTCCCCGATGGAATTACAGTGGAACCCAACAAACTCCAAGTCAAATATAATGATATTATTGATGAAACAAGTGAAGTAGAACTACCAACAGCGCAAGTCAAGACAGATGGAGATCATGTAACCATTACCAAATATGAGATTGCAAAAAGTGACTATTCAAAATACTTCGACATCACTAAAAGTGGAAAAATAAGTATTATCAAAGGTAGCACAGCACTTCTTCCTGGTATTTATAACATCTCATTAAAACTAACAACCGGAGCTTCTTCTGAAGATGAAGGAATATTTGAGAATGCACTAGAAATAAATGTCACGTCAGCACCTTTTGGTTTGGAGTACACTCCTAACGAAGATATGCTAGAAGCTGAAAACGACAAAAGTGGAAAGACCTCATTTCAGAGTAATGCGCCTGCACTTAAAGGTTCATTAGAAGGAATAGAATATTCTATAAAAAATATTACTCCTACAACAGATAAAATTAAAATAGATCCAACTACCGGAGTTCTTTCCGTTGACAAAGACCACGGATTGCAAAGTGGAAATAACTATGTCATCTCAATACATGTTAAAAACAATTTTGGAGAAGAAGATTTCAATAATGCATTTACACTACAAGTCGTAGAATACATTGAGCCAATTTCAGGATTCGAATATGAAACAAGTATTGATAAATATCAATATTCAAAGTTCACCATTAGTCCTAAGGAAGGGTTGAAAGGAGATAATATCCAATTCAGCTTGATTAATGAACCGGATGCATTAAAGGGTCAGATAGAATTTGACGCCCAAACTGGAACAATCTCTGTAGAAAAGGGAAATACTATTCCACAAGGAAATTATCCTCTTACCGTGAGAGCGACTAACTCTAAAAACGCAGAAAATCCTGCAGATGCGACATTTACTCTGAATATCATTGAGAATCCTAATTACTTCACTGATATTCGTTATGGAAACAACATTGATGTACCAGAAGAAAATAATGCTAATCAATTTAGAATTACAGAAGATAATGAAGCTAATGCGGATGCTACATTAAAAAGCTTCACTTTCCCAAGTCCACAAACAGGGCTTAAAGGGAATGTATCGGTCGCATGGAGCATCAAGAACGGAAATAATTGTGACAACTTAACAATCGATAGCAATACAGGAAAAATCAGTTTCAATCAAGAAGCTACATGGCCCGCAGATAAAAATGGAGTCAAAGCAAATACAATAGGATTTTGTTATGTTACAGCAACAGCCGGAACAGATAAAGATAGCCAAATATCTCAAACAACTCTTGTATTTATTCATTATGACTTAAAAGCAAATAATGGAGTACATATCCATTATAATCCTTTTGTCTTCCAAGCTGATCCGAAAAATGGTGGTAATTCAACAGTTCCGTTGGTTACAGTTAACGGAATAACTACAACTTCTAATTTCGCATTAGATTACCGCCGTTCATTTAACTACTATCCCACAGAAGGTACTTTAGTAAAAGGAGCACCCGGAGCTGCCGGTTCATTCTTAAATGAACTATGGACTACATATTATAAAGCTATGGATATAAAACTATCAACCGGGTCTAGGAATCCGATGTCATATTACGGCAGCGTATACGACATGAGCCATAGTAAGAAATTACCTAATCAATCGGATAGACTATCCGTAGCATTAGCCTATGTAGTTCCTAATGACCTGACTATACATATCAGTCCGAATATCTGGAAAAATAGTAATGGAGAATATGCTAATGGAATTATGGTTGGAGAAATGACTTTCCTTACAAATGTCACCGTTGATACAACAGAAACCGGAGAATCATTAAAAAATGGAAAGAAAATAGCACCTATCATCATATGGTTTGACAAAAAATTTATTAAATAA